The genomic DNA GTGCGAGAAAAACACCAAGACATTAGATATGGAAAGTACATATTCATGAAGCGCCACTAGCTAATGATAGGTGCACCTCTGTTGATGCTATTCATATGAGTAGTTTCGTAAACAGGAAGTCCACTTGAATAACCGCAACCTAAATCATAGTTTTGCAATTCAAATAGATCTGAGCTTGAATCACTCTCTGCACCATCATCCATCTCATTGATGAAGTTTCTAAAATCTCTTTCCGTCGCTTGGTTCTTTTCATGATCAAGGAAACCAATATTACCGAAAATGTTGCCTTTCTCTGAAGGAAATCCGTTGTTATAATTAGTTGTAGTTGTAGTGCTGAATTTGAAATCAACGTCGTCCAGCCAAACATTATCATGATTTTTGCTAGTTTTCCTTGTTTCATGATTAACATCTTTTTGTGAAGCAGTGGACTTATGACAGGTACTCTTGGACACATTTGGCACTACTGCTTGCTTAGGATTTTCAAAAACACTCTTAAAATCCTTGTAACTGTTCTTCGTGGGAGTGTTTGTGCTTGGAAAAGTTGTGAACTCTGAACTTGAAGACGAATAAAATGATGACTTTGAATTATCTGCAGACGAAGAATTATTAGTACTGCTAAAGCTGCGAAAATGGCTAATGCTGCTTCTCCTTTTTCTCCTCCCGCTAGGGATCTCATGATCTTCATCTTTCATGGATTGTGCAGAGCAAgattttgatttcttctttcttgaagaattctgaCTAAACAAAGAATTCAAAAAACTTGCAAGCCTACCACCTGGTGAATTAGGCTGTTTGTATTTCTTTTCCTTAGTTGTCGGCTTTTCTATCATCACATCATCACATTGATAAGCTTGTGGTTGAATAGTTGAACTTCTTGCACTACCCATCATAGTAATGTCTAGGCTATTTCTTCCACCTGATCTCGACATTCTTTGGTAACCAGAAACTTCATTGACACCAGAGAAATATCCTGCAGCCTCAAAGACGTCAAGCTCGTCCGAATCACGCCTGTAGTGATATAATTTCTTGCAGCTTCTCTCAGGTACTTGTTGGATTGACATGGCTGATTTTCTTGGATCCTCAAAACTGAAGCACGTGCTATGAGTAATAATACTTTTAAGTGTTTTAGAAGAGTGGAGGGATTTCAAGGACTATGTTGTGTAGTAATTATAAGCAAATGGAAAGCATGAGGAATTATAAGGTTTTGTTATAGAGAGTGGATTTGTTGTGATGATGAAGAGTAGAGAGGAGTGTGACTTTCTATTCATGATCATCATTTTATTCGGTATTTATAGTCAATGTTTAATGTTTAAATAAATCTAAATATAGGTTATCTGAATTTTGAACTACAAACTAAAATTCAGGATAATCTGGAAGGGCCTACTGCTATTATCCTGTTAAATTGTCAATCAGTCAACTCAATCATAAGTTTTAAGTTTTACGTAACAAAAACTCATAAATTAGTTAATTTACGAATATGATAAGTTGCGA from Apium graveolens cultivar Ventura chromosome 5, ASM990537v1, whole genome shotgun sequence includes the following:
- the LOC141661670 gene encoding protein BIG GRAIN 1-like E, with the translated sequence MSIQQVPERSCKKLYHYRRDSDELDVFEAAGYFSGVNEVSGYQRMSRSGGRNSLDITMMGSARSSTIQPQAYQCDDVMIEKPTTKEKKYKQPNSPGGRLASFLNSLFSQNSSRKKKSKSCSAQSMKDEDHEIPSGRRKRRSSISHFRSFSSTNNSSSADNSKSSFYSSSSSEFTTFPSTNTPTKNSYKDFKSVFENPKQAVVPNVSKSTCHKSTASQKDVNHETRKTSKNHDNVWLDDVDFKFSTTTTTNYNNGFPSEKGNIFGNIGFLDHEKNQATERDFRNFINEMDDGAESDSSSDLFELQNYDLGCGYSSGLPVYETTHMNSINRGAPIIS